The following are encoded together in the Peromyscus maniculatus bairdii isolate BWxNUB_F1_BW_parent chromosome 22, HU_Pman_BW_mat_3.1, whole genome shotgun sequence genome:
- the LOC102914997 gene encoding cytochrome P450 4F5 isoform X2, whose product MLQLSVSGLVPAFVLASPWHLLLLGAASWLLARILAWTYSFCENCSRLRCFPQPPKRNWFLGHLGKIQSNEEGMQLVTEMGKTFRDVHLCWLGPVIPVLRLVDPAFVAPLLHAPALVAPKDMTFLGFLKPWLGDGLFLSSGDKWSRHRRLLTPAFHFDILKPYVKIFNKSVNIMHDKWKRLCLEGSARLEMFENISLMTLDSLQKCLFGFDSNCQESPSEYIAAILELSSLIVKRSQKLLLFVDFFYYLTADGRRFRKACDLVHNFTDAVIRERRRTLSSQGVDEFMKTKAKSKTLDFIDVLLMAKDEHGKELSDEDIRAEADTFMFGGHDTTASALSWILYNLARHPEYQERCRQEVQELLRDRESEEIEWDDLAQLPFLTMCIKESLRLHPPAPDLLRRCTQDIVLPDGKGASVSSASLVFITILQSGQTLRSTTPSALTQKTLRRGHLWLLFPSPRGPGTA is encoded by the exons ATGTTGCAGCTGAGTGTGTCTGGGCTGGTCCCGGCCTTCGTGTTGGCATCCCCGTGGCATCTTCTGCTGCTTGGAGCGGCTTCCTGGCTTCTGGCCAGAATTCTTGCCTGGACCTATTCATTCTGTGAGAACTGCTCCCGCCTCAGATGCTTCCCTCAGCCCCCTAAAAGGAACTGGTTTTTGGGTCACCTGGGCA AGATCCAGAGCAACGAGGAAGGCATGCAGCTGGTGACTGAAATGGGCAAGACCTTCCGAGATGTCCACCTCTGTTGGCTGGGGCCTGTCATCCCTGTGCTGAGGCTCGTTGACCCTGCATTTGTTGCCCCCCTGCTCCATGCCCCAG CTTTGGTGGCCCCCAAGGACATGACTTTCTTAGGCTTCCTGAAGCCCTGGCTGG GGGACGGGCTCTTCCTGAGTTCTGGTGACAAGTGGAGCCGCCACCGACGCCTGCTGACGCCCGCCTTCCACTTTGACATCCTGAAGCCCTATGTGAAGATTTTTAACAAGAGTGTGAACATCATGCAC GACAAGTGGAAGCGCCTATGCTTGGAGGGCAGTGCACGTCTGGAAATGTTTGAGAACATCAGCCTCATGACCTTGGACAGTCTGCAGAAATGCCTCTTTGGCTTTGACAGCAACTGTCAAGA GTCTCCCAGTGAATACATTGCTGCCATCTTGGAGCTCAGCTCCCTCATCGTAAAAAGGTCCCAGAAGCTCCTCCTGTTTGTGGACTTCTTTTACTACCTCACTGCTGATGGGCGGCGCTTCCGAAAGGCCTGTGATCTGGTGCACAACTTCACAGATGCTGTCATCAGGGAGAGACGCCGCACCCTCAGTAGCCAGGGTGTTGATGAATTCATGAAGACCAAGGCTAAGTCCAAGACTTTGGATTTCATCGATGTGCTCTTGATGGCCAAG GATGAACATGGAAAGGAGCTGTCAGATGAGGACATCCGGGCAGAGGCTGACACCTTCATGTTTGGAG GCCATGACACCACAGCCAGTGcgctctcctggatcctgtacaACCTGGCGAGGCACCCGGAATACCAGGAGCGATGCCGGCAGGAGGTGCAGGAGCTGCTGAGGGACCGAGAGTCTGAGGAGATTGAATG GGATGACCTGGCTCAGCTGCCCTTCCTGACCATGTGCATCAAGGAGAGTTTGCGGCTGCATCCTCCGGCCCCAGACCTTCTTCGCCGCTGCACCCAGGACATTGTGCTACCCGATGGCAAG GGAGCATCTGTATCATCAGCGTCTTTGGTATTCATCACAATCCTTCAGTCTGGTCAGACCCTGAG GTCTACGACCCCTTCCGCTTTGACCCAGAAAACCCTCAGAAGAGGTCACCTCTGGCTTTTATTCCCTTCTCCGCGGGGCCCAG GAACTGCATAG
- the LOC102914997 gene encoding cytochrome P450 4F5 isoform X1, with protein MLQLSVSGLVPAFVLASPWHLLLLGAASWLLARILAWTYSFCENCSRLRCFPQPPKRNWFLGHLGTIQSNEEGMQLVTEMGKTFRDVHLCWLGPVIPVLRLVDPAFVAPLLHAPALVAPKDMTFLGFLKPWLGDGLFLSSGDKWSRHRRLLTPAFHFDILKPYVKIFNKSVNIMHDKWKRLCLEGSARLEMFENISLMTLDSLQKCLFGFDSNCQESPSEYIAAILELSSLIVKRSQKLLLFVDFFYYLTADGRRFRKACDLVHNFTDAVIRERRRTLSSQGVDEFMKTKAKSKTLDFIDVLLMAKDEHGKELSDEDIRAEADTFMFGGHDTTASALSWILYNLARHPEYQERCRQEVQELLRDRESEEIEWDDLAQLPFLTMCIKESLRLHPPAPDLLRRCTQDIVLPDGKVIPKGSICIISVFGIHHNPSVWSDPEVYDPFRFDPENPQKRSPLAFIPFSAGPRNCIGQTFAMNEMKVALALTLLRFRVLPDHKEPRRKPEVILRAEGGLWLRVEPLSTGAQ; from the exons ATGTTGCAGCTGAGTGTGTCTGGGCTGGTCCCGGCCTTCGTGTTGGCATCCCCGTGGCATCTTCTGCTGCTTGGAGCGGCTTCCTGGCTTCTGGCCAGAATTCTTGCCTGGACCTATTCATTCTGTGAGAACTGCTCCCGCCTCAGATGCTTCCCTCAGCCCCCTAAAAGGAACTGGTTTTTGGGTCACCTGGGCACT ATCCAGAGCAACGAGGAAGGCATGCAGCTGGTGACTGAAATGGGCAAGACCTTCCGAGATGTCCACCTCTGTTGGCTGGGGCCTGTCATCCCTGTGCTGAGGCTCGTTGACCCTGCATTTGTTGCCCCCCTGCTCCATGCCCCAG CTTTGGTGGCCCCCAAGGACATGACTTTCTTAGGCTTCCTGAAGCCCTGGCTGG GGGACGGGCTCTTCCTGAGTTCTGGTGACAAGTGGAGCCGCCACCGACGCCTGCTGACGCCCGCCTTCCACTTTGACATCCTGAAGCCCTATGTGAAGATTTTTAACAAGAGTGTGAACATCATGCAC GACAAGTGGAAGCGCCTATGCTTGGAGGGCAGTGCACGTCTGGAAATGTTTGAGAACATCAGCCTCATGACCTTGGACAGTCTGCAGAAATGCCTCTTTGGCTTTGACAGCAACTGTCAAGA GTCTCCCAGTGAATACATTGCTGCCATCTTGGAGCTCAGCTCCCTCATCGTAAAAAGGTCCCAGAAGCTCCTCCTGTTTGTGGACTTCTTTTACTACCTCACTGCTGATGGGCGGCGCTTCCGAAAGGCCTGTGATCTGGTGCACAACTTCACAGATGCTGTCATCAGGGAGAGACGCCGCACCCTCAGTAGCCAGGGTGTTGATGAATTCATGAAGACCAAGGCTAAGTCCAAGACTTTGGATTTCATCGATGTGCTCTTGATGGCCAAG GATGAACATGGAAAGGAGCTGTCAGATGAGGACATCCGGGCAGAGGCTGACACCTTCATGTTTGGAG GCCATGACACCACAGCCAGTGcgctctcctggatcctgtacaACCTGGCGAGGCACCCGGAATACCAGGAGCGATGCCGGCAGGAGGTGCAGGAGCTGCTGAGGGACCGAGAGTCTGAGGAGATTGAATG GGATGACCTGGCTCAGCTGCCCTTCCTGACCATGTGCATCAAGGAGAGTTTGCGGCTGCATCCTCCGGCCCCAGACCTTCTTCGCCGCTGCACCCAGGACATTGTGCTACCCGATGGCAAGGTCATCCCCAAAG GGAGCATCTGTATCATCAGCGTCTTTGGTATTCATCACAATCCTTCAGTCTGGTCAGACCCTGAG GTCTACGACCCCTTCCGCTTTGACCCAGAAAACCCTCAGAAGAGGTCACCTCTGGCTTTTATTCCCTTCTCCGCGGGGCCCAG GAACTGCATAGGACAGACTTTCGCCATGAACGAGATGAAGGTGGCGCTGGCGCTCACCCTGCTGCGCTTCCGCGTCCTGCCGGACCACAAGGAGCCGCGCCGGAAGCCGGAGGTGATCCTGCGCGCAGAGGGCGGGCTGTGGCTGAGGGTGGAGCCGCTGAGCACGGGTGCACAGTGA
- the LOC102914997 gene encoding cytochrome P450 4F5 isoform X3, producing MQLVTEMGKTFRDVHLCWLGPVIPVLRLVDPAFVAPLLHAPALVAPKDMTFLGFLKPWLGDGLFLSSGDKWSRHRRLLTPAFHFDILKPYVKIFNKSVNIMHDKWKRLCLEGSARLEMFENISLMTLDSLQKCLFGFDSNCQESPSEYIAAILELSSLIVKRSQKLLLFVDFFYYLTADGRRFRKACDLVHNFTDAVIRERRRTLSSQGVDEFMKTKAKSKTLDFIDVLLMAKDEHGKELSDEDIRAEADTFMFGGHDTTASALSWILYNLARHPEYQERCRQEVQELLRDRESEEIEWDDLAQLPFLTMCIKESLRLHPPAPDLLRRCTQDIVLPDGKVIPKGSICIISVFGIHHNPSVWSDPEVYDPFRFDPENPQKRSPLAFIPFSAGPRNCIGQTFAMNEMKVALALTLLRFRVLPDHKEPRRKPEVILRAEGGLWLRVEPLSTGAQ from the exons ATGCAGCTGGTGACTGAAATGGGCAAGACCTTCCGAGATGTCCACCTCTGTTGGCTGGGGCCTGTCATCCCTGTGCTGAGGCTCGTTGACCCTGCATTTGTTGCCCCCCTGCTCCATGCCCCAG CTTTGGTGGCCCCCAAGGACATGACTTTCTTAGGCTTCCTGAAGCCCTGGCTGG GGGACGGGCTCTTCCTGAGTTCTGGTGACAAGTGGAGCCGCCACCGACGCCTGCTGACGCCCGCCTTCCACTTTGACATCCTGAAGCCCTATGTGAAGATTTTTAACAAGAGTGTGAACATCATGCAC GACAAGTGGAAGCGCCTATGCTTGGAGGGCAGTGCACGTCTGGAAATGTTTGAGAACATCAGCCTCATGACCTTGGACAGTCTGCAGAAATGCCTCTTTGGCTTTGACAGCAACTGTCAAGA GTCTCCCAGTGAATACATTGCTGCCATCTTGGAGCTCAGCTCCCTCATCGTAAAAAGGTCCCAGAAGCTCCTCCTGTTTGTGGACTTCTTTTACTACCTCACTGCTGATGGGCGGCGCTTCCGAAAGGCCTGTGATCTGGTGCACAACTTCACAGATGCTGTCATCAGGGAGAGACGCCGCACCCTCAGTAGCCAGGGTGTTGATGAATTCATGAAGACCAAGGCTAAGTCCAAGACTTTGGATTTCATCGATGTGCTCTTGATGGCCAAG GATGAACATGGAAAGGAGCTGTCAGATGAGGACATCCGGGCAGAGGCTGACACCTTCATGTTTGGAG GCCATGACACCACAGCCAGTGcgctctcctggatcctgtacaACCTGGCGAGGCACCCGGAATACCAGGAGCGATGCCGGCAGGAGGTGCAGGAGCTGCTGAGGGACCGAGAGTCTGAGGAGATTGAATG GGATGACCTGGCTCAGCTGCCCTTCCTGACCATGTGCATCAAGGAGAGTTTGCGGCTGCATCCTCCGGCCCCAGACCTTCTTCGCCGCTGCACCCAGGACATTGTGCTACCCGATGGCAAGGTCATCCCCAAAG GGAGCATCTGTATCATCAGCGTCTTTGGTATTCATCACAATCCTTCAGTCTGGTCAGACCCTGAG GTCTACGACCCCTTCCGCTTTGACCCAGAAAACCCTCAGAAGAGGTCACCTCTGGCTTTTATTCCCTTCTCCGCGGGGCCCAG GAACTGCATAGGACAGACTTTCGCCATGAACGAGATGAAGGTGGCGCTGGCGCTCACCCTGCTGCGCTTCCGCGTCCTGCCGGACCACAAGGAGCCGCGCCGGAAGCCGGAGGTGATCCTGCGCGCAGAGGGCGGGCTGTGGCTGAGGGTGGAGCCGCTGAGCACGGGTGCACAGTGA